One Methylobacterium sp. 77 DNA window includes the following coding sequences:
- a CDS encoding calcium-binding protein yields the protein MASVSFTYHADYDPGDTVVLDQNALNINSSPSVSITIGPFFMDRFVLNNSGFYQASGAYFTDAQHLDVDLFGPIPKTITGTEYSISADLSDNTGVVYLTGGTFGDVLRAGSNADTVNGGDGNDVLEGGAGADIINGGNGFNTASYDRSASGVTVDLTTGDTTGGDAAGDALTQIQKLVGSAHADSLTGDNLDNTLVGNGGGDALYGMDGHDRLVITDAPAFIDGGTGKDLLFVTGGGTVSLAEAAFTGIETVYVRNDTTLDMSAVETGSKIVSQSTNGHHVEIIGTSGSDRIQAGKGGDTIEGGAGGDKLFAGAGADTFHFETGFGRDNIYNFVAGTDRFDVSALVDSFDQIEFTTLASGTLITFAGAEAGTKIILHDVAASSLHADDFGFLSI from the coding sequence ATGGCTTCGGTATCGTTTACTTATCACGCCGATTACGATCCTGGCGATACCGTTGTCTTGGATCAAAACGCACTGAATATTAACTCCAGTCCGAGCGTTTCTATTACGATCGGTCCGTTTTTCATGGATCGATTCGTCCTGAACAACTCGGGATTTTATCAGGCCTCCGGTGCCTATTTTACCGACGCCCAGCACCTGGACGTCGATCTGTTCGGTCCCATTCCAAAGACCATCACCGGGACCGAATATTCCATATCTGCCGATCTGTCGGACAACACCGGCGTCGTCTATCTGACGGGCGGTACTTTCGGCGACGTTTTGCGCGCGGGCTCGAATGCTGACACGGTGAATGGTGGCGACGGGAACGACGTTCTGGAAGGCGGGGCGGGCGCCGATATTATCAATGGTGGCAACGGGTTCAACACCGCGAGCTATGACCGTTCCGCGTCCGGTGTCACCGTCGATCTCACCACCGGCGACACCACCGGCGGAGACGCCGCAGGCGATGCCCTCACCCAGATCCAGAAGCTCGTCGGCAGCGCACACGCGGACAGCCTGACCGGTGACAATCTCGACAACACGCTCGTCGGCAACGGTGGCGGCGATGCGCTATATGGCATGGACGGTCACGACCGCCTGGTCATCACCGATGCACCGGCGTTCATCGATGGCGGTACCGGCAAGGACCTTCTCTTCGTCACGGGCGGCGGCACGGTGAGCCTCGCCGAGGCCGCGTTCACCGGCATCGAGACCGTCTACGTCCGCAACGACACGACGCTGGACATGTCCGCGGTCGAGACCGGCTCGAAGATCGTCTCGCAGTCGACGAACGGCCATCATGTGGAGATCATCGGCACGTCCGGCAGCGATCGCATCCAGGCCGGCAAGGGTGGCGACACCATCGAAGGCGGTGCAGGGGGTGACAAGCTGTTCGCCGGCGCGGGCGCCGACACCTTCCATTTCGAGACGGGCTTCGGCCGCGACAACATTTACAACTTCGTCGCCGGGACCGACCGGTTCGATGTGTCCGCCCTCGTCGACAGTTTCGATCAGATCGAGTTCACCACGCTCGCCAGCGGCACCCTCATCACGTTCGCCGGAGCGGAGGCCGGCACCAAGATCATCCTTCACGACGTTGCCGCGTCCTCACTTCATGCGGACGATTTCGGGTTCCTGAGCATTTGA
- a CDS encoding PRC-barrel domain-containing protein: MPALVRTLALILAVAAAPALAQDAQGGKSAFLTQAPLGSFKASKVIGLRVVGQDHVKVGTIEDVMMDGNGRIQAVVIDVGGFLGVGGKRIAVPFDQMAWNTDAKAGQAPDPSIVKPKDAPSEAQAAKVTPETMPGAKSGDAVLNAETTGDTGQATGPAGPAITTDATKGPATIQIGEPIEAEIRQTKADLQAAPTFTYPTQKAP; this comes from the coding sequence ATGCCGGCACTGGTCCGTACCCTTGCGCTCATCCTCGCCGTCGCGGCGGCGCCGGCTCTCGCGCAGGATGCCCAGGGCGGCAAATCCGCTTTCCTCACTCAGGCGCCTCTCGGCAGCTTCAAGGCATCCAAGGTTATCGGACTGCGCGTGGTCGGACAGGACCACGTCAAGGTCGGCACGATCGAGGATGTGATGATGGACGGGAACGGCCGCATCCAGGCCGTGGTGATCGATGTCGGCGGCTTCCTCGGAGTCGGAGGCAAGCGGATCGCGGTCCCGTTCGACCAGATGGCGTGGAACACCGACGCGAAGGCGGGGCAGGCGCCGGACCCGTCCATCGTCAAGCCGAAGGATGCTCCCTCGGAAGCCCAGGCGGCCAAGGTGACGCCGGAGACCATGCCGGGCGCCAAGTCCGGCGACGCCGTGCTCAACGCGGAGACCACCGGCGACACCGGCCAGGCGACGGGACCGGCGGGACCGGCCATCACGACCGATGCCACGAAGGGGCCGGCGACCATCCAGATCGGCGAGCCCATCGAGGCGGAGATCCGCCAGACCAAGGCGGACCTGCAGGCCGCGCCGACCTTCACCTACCCGACGCAGAAGGCGCCGTGA
- a CDS encoding cation transporter: MSQPDHPETSPTRTVSAEDAAAIGYRRTVWIIAAGTLAFALCEALWAHVIGSADLIKDASGFGYDIALNVVAASVFGRGARIESLSALVIGGLLAATGIDGLIDFWTEVQNSTVESMEEVVTSNGVATAVSCLAMAALMRFRDDENPLIKATWLNARNDAVAALLTSGLSVFAHLAPVRWPEYALDLIAVIFSFQAAYTVLRTSWPDIRAALPERAAVARVFRSGS; encoded by the coding sequence ATGAGTCAGCCGGATCATCCCGAGACTTCGCCGACCCGGACGGTATCCGCCGAGGATGCCGCCGCGATCGGCTATCGGCGCACGGTCTGGATCATCGCGGCCGGCACCCTGGCCTTCGCGCTCTGCGAAGCGCTATGGGCGCACGTGATCGGATCCGCCGACCTGATCAAGGATGCGAGCGGGTTCGGATACGACATCGCGCTCAACGTGGTCGCGGCCTCGGTGTTCGGGCGTGGGGCCAGGATCGAGAGCCTGTCGGCCCTCGTCATCGGCGGCCTCCTCGCCGCCACCGGAATCGACGGCCTGATCGATTTCTGGACGGAAGTGCAGAATTCCACCGTGGAGAGCATGGAGGAGGTCGTCACCTCGAACGGTGTCGCCACCGCGGTCTCCTGCCTCGCGATGGCGGCGCTGATGCGTTTCCGCGACGACGAGAACCCTCTGATCAAGGCGACATGGCTGAATGCGCGCAACGACGCCGTCGCCGCCCTCCTCACCTCGGGTCTGAGCGTCTTCGCGCATCTCGCCCCGGTGCGCTGGCCAGAATACGCGCTGGACCTGATCGCGGTCATCTTCTCGTTCCAGGCCGCCTACACCGTCCTGCGGACATCCTGGCCGGATATCCGCGCCGCGCTGCCGGAGCGCGCCGCCGTCGCGCGGGTGTTCCGCTCAGGGTCCTGA
- a CDS encoding GNAT family N-acetyltransferase has protein sequence MIHIITPANEAKYRDEMEQAWRLRHDVFVTEKGWSDLAKADSREIDQFDTPHAIHFLAIEDGKVIGYSRLLPTTRPHLLSDIMPQLCEGDLPRGSDTWEWTRQAVARSHRARGKVVNPVSLALLTGIVEWGMSHGVNRLVLQMPTLYLLHVVQLHFRARPLGLPHAISGEDIIAATAEFDERTLARLRGVSGNAESVLAPTSYEYLAA, from the coding sequence ATGATCCATATTATCACACCCGCCAATGAAGCCAAGTATCGCGACGAGATGGAACAGGCATGGCGCCTGCGCCATGACGTCTTCGTGACGGAGAAAGGCTGGTCCGACCTCGCCAAGGCTGACAGCCGCGAGATCGATCAATTCGATACGCCGCACGCCATCCATTTTCTGGCGATCGAGGACGGCAAGGTCATCGGCTATAGCCGGCTTCTGCCGACGACGCGGCCTCATCTTCTATCGGACATCATGCCTCAACTTTGTGAGGGCGATCTCCCGCGCGGCAGCGATACCTGGGAATGGACGCGCCAAGCCGTGGCGCGCTCGCACCGGGCACGGGGCAAGGTGGTCAACCCGGTCTCCCTCGCCCTTCTCACCGGCATCGTCGAATGGGGGATGAGCCACGGCGTGAACCGGCTCGTGCTGCAGATGCCGACACTCTACCTTCTGCACGTGGTGCAGCTTCATTTCCGCGCCCGCCCGCTCGGCCTGCCGCACGCGATCAGCGGCGAGGACATCATCGCGGCGACGGCGGAATTCGACGAGCGCACCCTGGCGCGGCTGCGCGGCGTCAGCGGCAACGCGGAATCCGTGCTCGCACCCACGTCATACGAGTATCTCGCGGCTTGA
- a CDS encoding branched-chain amino acid ABC transporter permease, whose protein sequence is MEFFAQQFINGLTLGSIYGLIAIGYTMVFGIIGMVNFAHGDVFMVSAFIALIAFLILTTWLGLSSVALVFLIVLVVAMALTSLWGWAIERVAYRPLRGSFRLAPLISAIGVSIFLSNFVQVVQGARNKPVPPLVRDVIVLYENEQYTVTLSYKQAIIMITTAVLLAGFWYLVQKTPFGRAQRAVEQDRRMAALLGINVDRTISLTFVLGAALAAVAGTLYLLYYGVVSFSDGFVPGVKAFTAAVLGGIGSLPGAVIGGIIIGLIETFWSAYFSIEYKDVAAFLILIVVLIFKPSGILGRPEVEKV, encoded by the coding sequence ATGGAATTCTTCGCCCAGCAATTCATCAACGGCCTGACCCTCGGGTCGATCTACGGCCTGATCGCCATCGGCTACACGATGGTCTTCGGCATCATCGGCATGGTGAATTTCGCCCACGGCGACGTGTTCATGGTCTCGGCCTTCATCGCGCTCATCGCCTTCCTCATCCTCACCACCTGGCTCGGCCTGTCCTCGGTGGCTTTGGTCTTCCTCATCGTCCTCGTCGTCGCCATGGCGCTGACGTCCCTGTGGGGATGGGCGATCGAACGGGTCGCCTACCGGCCCCTGCGCGGCTCGTTCCGCCTCGCGCCGCTGATCTCGGCGATCGGCGTGTCGATCTTCCTGTCGAACTTCGTCCAGGTGGTGCAGGGCGCGCGCAACAAGCCGGTCCCTCCCCTCGTCCGCGACGTGATCGTCCTCTACGAGAACGAGCAGTACACGGTGACCCTGTCCTACAAGCAGGCGATCATCATGATCACGACGGCCGTGCTGCTGGCCGGCTTCTGGTACCTGGTGCAAAAAACGCCGTTCGGCCGCGCCCAGCGCGCGGTGGAACAGGACCGGCGCATGGCGGCGCTGCTCGGCATCAACGTCGACCGCACGATCTCCCTGACCTTCGTCCTCGGCGCGGCGCTGGCCGCGGTCGCGGGCACGCTCTACCTGCTCTATTACGGCGTGGTCTCGTTCTCGGACGGGTTCGTGCCCGGCGTGAAGGCCTTCACCGCCGCCGTGCTCGGCGGTATCGGCTCCCTGCCGGGGGCGGTCATCGGCGGCATCATCATCGGTTTGATCGAGACGTTCTGGTCGGCCTATTTCTCCATCGAGTACAAGGATGTGGCCGCTTTCCTCATCCTCATCGTCGTGCTCATCTTCAAGCCTTCGGGCATTCTCGGCCGGCCCGAAGTGGAGAAGGTCTGA
- the livM gene encoding high-affinity branched-chain amino acid ABC transporter permease LivM, with the protein MASGSTTPIAAGAASVRAEASVLPGLIKDAALFALVTLGLCVPIVSYRTDLGQGIGLVITSRWGTVAALCGAIFVLRLLQQLYLTGRTRRRAAQAPVAEGASRLAAILSPLTLGLALTLPLLAALGTGSLGEGRYWIDLGILILTYVMLGWGLNIVVGLAGLLDLGYVAFYAVGAYSYALLSTVFGLSFWVCLPMAGLFAAAFGVLLGFPVLRLRGDYLAIVTLAFGEIIRLVLINWTDFSGGAAGISSIPRVSFFGLPFTAGENGFAATFGLAFNPMHRLVFLYYLILILALITNLVTLRMRRLPLGRAWEALREDEIACRSLGIDTTITKLTAFALGAMFAGFAGSFFAVRQAFVSPESFNFLESAIILAIVVLGGMGSQIGVAIAAIVMVGGPELLRNLGFLKAVFGEGFDPSEYRLLLFGLAMVAMMVFRPRGLISERTPSVTIAERGR; encoded by the coding sequence GTGGCATCCGGTTCGACGACCCCCATCGCCGCAGGAGCCGCGAGCGTGCGCGCCGAGGCCTCCGTGCTCCCCGGCCTGATCAAGGATGCGGCGCTGTTCGCCCTGGTGACGCTGGGCCTCTGCGTGCCCATCGTCAGCTACCGCACCGATCTCGGCCAGGGCATCGGCCTCGTCATCACCAGCCGCTGGGGCACCGTCGCCGCGCTGTGCGGCGCGATCTTCGTCCTGCGCTTGCTGCAGCAGCTCTACCTCACCGGCCGGACGCGCCGGCGTGCCGCGCAAGCGCCGGTCGCGGAAGGAGCGAGCCGCCTCGCCGCCATCCTCTCCCCCCTCACCCTCGGGCTCGCCCTCACCCTGCCCCTGCTCGCCGCTCTCGGCACCGGTTCTCTCGGCGAAGGTCGCTACTGGATCGATCTCGGCATCCTGATCCTGACCTACGTCATGCTCGGATGGGGCCTCAACATCGTGGTCGGCCTCGCGGGACTCCTCGACCTCGGCTACGTCGCCTTCTACGCGGTGGGGGCCTATTCCTACGCCCTGCTCTCCACGGTGTTCGGCCTGTCCTTCTGGGTCTGCCTGCCGATGGCCGGCCTGTTCGCCGCCGCCTTCGGCGTGCTGCTGGGCTTTCCCGTGCTTCGGCTTCGCGGCGATTACCTCGCCATCGTGACGCTCGCCTTCGGTGAGATCATCCGCCTCGTCCTCATTAACTGGACCGATTTCTCGGGCGGGGCCGCCGGCATCTCCTCGATCCCGCGCGTCAGCTTCTTCGGCCTGCCCTTCACGGCGGGGGAGAACGGCTTCGCTGCGACCTTCGGGCTCGCCTTCAACCCGATGCACCGGCTGGTCTTCCTGTATTACCTGATCCTGATCCTGGCGCTGATCACCAACCTCGTGACCCTGCGCATGCGCCGCCTGCCCCTGGGCCGCGCCTGGGAGGCCCTGCGCGAGGACGAGATCGCCTGCCGCTCACTCGGCATCGACACCACCATCACCAAGCTCACCGCCTTCGCGCTGGGAGCGATGTTCGCGGGCTTCGCCGGCTCGTTCTTCGCCGTGCGCCAGGCCTTCGTCTCGCCGGAGAGCTTCAACTTCCTGGAGAGCGCCATCATCCTCGCCATCGTCGTGCTCGGCGGCATGGGCAGCCAGATCGGCGTCGCCATCGCCGCCATCGTCATGGTCGGAGGCCCCGAACTCCTGCGCAACCTCGGCTTCCTGAAGGCGGTGTTCGGCGAGGGGTTCGACCCGAGCGAGTACCGCCTGCTGCTGTTCGGCCTCGCCATGGTGGCGATGATGGTGTTCCGCCCGCGCGGCCTCATCTCCGAGCGAACGCCTTCCGTCACGATCGCGGAGCGCGGCCGATGA
- a CDS encoding ATP-binding cassette domain-containing protein encodes MRFGGLTAVNDLSFKVGRGDITALIGPNGAGKTTVFNCITGFYKPTEGMIRLVQKGGETYLLERLPGHDVNRLARVARTFQNIRLFPRMTVLENLLVAMHKPLMRASGFSILGILGLPAYRSAEKAGIEKAAAWLDRIGLTARADDAAGDLPYGDQRRLEIARAMCTDPVLLCLDEPAAGLNPRESAELNTLLRLIRDEYDTSVLLIEHDMSVVMKISDRIVVLDYGTKIADGTPDDIRTDTRVIAAYLGVDDEEVAAVEAEVGLTHAEAQP; translated from the coding sequence ATGCGGTTCGGTGGCCTCACCGCCGTCAACGACCTCTCGTTCAAGGTCGGACGCGGCGACATCACCGCCCTGATCGGCCCCAACGGCGCCGGCAAGACCACGGTCTTCAACTGCATCACGGGTTTCTACAAGCCGACCGAGGGCATGATCCGCCTGGTGCAGAAGGGCGGCGAGACCTACCTGCTCGAGCGCCTGCCCGGCCACGACGTCAACCGGCTCGCCCGCGTCGCCCGCACCTTCCAGAACATCCGCCTGTTCCCGCGCATGACCGTGCTGGAGAACCTGCTGGTGGCCATGCACAAGCCGCTGATGCGCGCCTCCGGCTTCAGCATCCTCGGCATCCTCGGGCTGCCGGCCTATCGCAGCGCGGAGAAGGCGGGGATCGAGAAGGCGGCGGCCTGGCTCGACCGGATCGGCCTCACGGCGCGGGCCGACGATGCCGCCGGCGACCTGCCCTACGGCGACCAGCGCCGCCTGGAGATCGCGCGCGCCATGTGCACCGATCCGGTTCTGCTCTGCCTCGACGAGCCGGCCGCCGGGCTCAACCCGCGCGAATCCGCCGAGCTCAACACCCTGCTGCGCCTGATCCGCGACGAGTACGACACCTCGGTCCTGCTCATCGAACACGACATGTCGGTGGTGATGAAGATCTCCGACCGGATCGTGGTGCTCGATTACGGCACCAAGATCGCCGACGGCACGCCCGACGACATCCGCACCGACACCCGCGTGATCGCGGCCTATCTCGGCGTCGACGACGAGGAGGTGGCGGCGGTGGAGGCCGAAGTCGGCCTGACCCATGCGGAGGCCCAACCATGA
- a CDS encoding ABC transporter ATP-binding protein, with the protein MSVAGINVLVEETRALQAEQARASQPKAPLLDVRGVSAYYGSIQALKGVDLHVDEGEIVALIGANGAGKSTLMMTIFGQPQARTGSITYAGRDITRMATHEIARLNIAQSPEGRRIFSRMSVRENLQMGAAVHGGRHFAEDLERMCVLFPRLKERLDQRGGTMSGGEQQMLAIARALMSRPKLLMLDEPSLGLAPLIVKQIFSAVRELNEREGLTVFIVEQNAYHALKLAHRGYVMVTGAVTMSGTGRELLDDPQVKAAYLEGGQH; encoded by the coding sequence ATGAGCGTCGCCGGCATCAACGTCCTCGTGGAGGAGACCCGCGCCCTGCAGGCAGAGCAGGCCCGAGCCTCCCAGCCCAAGGCTCCCCTCCTCGATGTGCGCGGCGTCTCCGCCTATTACGGCAGCATCCAGGCCCTCAAGGGCGTCGATCTCCATGTCGACGAGGGCGAGATCGTCGCCCTGATCGGCGCCAACGGCGCCGGCAAGTCGACGCTGATGATGACGATCTTCGGCCAGCCGCAGGCGCGCACCGGCAGCATCACCTATGCCGGCCGCGACATCACCCGGATGGCCACCCACGAGATCGCGCGGCTCAACATCGCCCAGTCGCCGGAGGGCCGGCGCATCTTCTCGCGGATGAGCGTGCGCGAGAACCTGCAGATGGGCGCCGCCGTCCATGGCGGACGGCATTTCGCGGAAGATCTGGAGCGCATGTGCGTCCTGTTCCCGCGCCTGAAGGAGCGGCTCGACCAGCGCGGCGGCACCATGTCGGGCGGCGAACAGCAGATGCTCGCCATCGCCCGCGCGCTGATGAGCCGCCCGAAGCTCCTGATGCTCGACGAGCCGTCGCTCGGGCTCGCGCCGCTCATCGTCAAGCAGATCTTCTCGGCGGTGCGCGAACTCAACGAGCGCGAGGGCCTCACCGTCTTCATCGTCGAGCAGAACGCCTATCACGCTCTCAAGCTCGCCCATCGCGGCTACGTCATGGTGACGGGCGCGGTGACGATGAGCGGCACCGGGCGCGAACTCCTCGACGACCCGCAGGTGAAGGCGGCCTATCTCGAAGGGGGCCAGCATTGA
- a CDS encoding DUF6867 family protein has translation MTETLSLDTPNLGIFLLVTLAMGGGAAWMAGSSFARGWRPFWHCVLASLAIAAVSRFLHYALFSGTLLSVPGYALDAAVALAIGALGYRVTRTRQMTTQYRWLYERTGPLTWRER, from the coding sequence TTGACCGAGACCCTGTCCCTCGACACGCCCAATCTCGGCATTTTCCTCCTCGTCACATTGGCGATGGGCGGGGGTGCCGCCTGGATGGCCGGAAGCAGTTTCGCCAGGGGCTGGCGTCCATTCTGGCATTGCGTGCTGGCGAGCCTCGCCATCGCCGCCGTCTCGCGCTTTCTCCACTACGCCCTGTTCTCGGGGACGCTTCTGTCGGTGCCCGGCTACGCGCTCGACGCGGCCGTGGCCCTCGCCATCGGGGCGCTGGGCTACCGCGTCACCCGCACCCGGCAGATGACGACCCAGTATCGCTGGCTCTACGAGCGGACCGGCCCTCTCACCTGGCGCGAGCGCTGA